One Miscanthus floridulus cultivar M001 chromosome 11, ASM1932011v1, whole genome shotgun sequence DNA window includes the following coding sequences:
- the LOC136491289 gene encoding uncharacterized protein produces the protein MLLLAVSAVAAGFLKAFRLAVLLWPFNLALPLARDLPRACITLRGIVSFYAAGLRGYVAGARRGVQLLQARSLLGQQQQRQDGGASSSSSARGVGRVARTREDAVAHAMLAFDDIY, from the coding sequence ATGCTGCTCCTCGCCGTGTCGGCCGTAGCGGCCGGGTTCCTGAAGGCGTTCCGGCTCGCGGTCCTGCTGTGGCCGTTCAACCTCGCGCTGCCGCTGGCACGCGACCTGCCGCGGGCCTGCATCACGCTCCGTGGCATCGTGTCCTTCTACGCCGCCGGACTGCGGGGCTACGTCGCCGGCGCCCGGCGCGGCGTGCAGCTGCTGCAGGCGCGGAGCCTGCtgggccagcagcagcagcgacaggACGGtggagcctcctcctcctcctcggcacgcggcGTGGGCCGAGTGGCAAGGACGCGCGAGGATGCCGTCGCGCATGCCATGCTCGCCTTCGACGATATCTATTGA
- the LOC136494143 gene encoding uncharacterized protein → MMGFHLLAFVAARGLMQVFNISAPLNLRLPLARHLPEAFAVLYVVLASHAAWLNDALARGAAWSHSGSRGGVDEYVRYAMLNISD, encoded by the coding sequence ATGATGGGATTCCACCTGCTGGCGTTCGTGGCGGCGAGGGGGCTCATGCAGGTGTTCAACATCTCGGCGCCGCTCAACCTCCGGCTGCCGCTCGCGCGCCACCTTCCCGAGGCCTTCGCCGTCCTGTACGTCGTGCTCGCCTCGCACGCCGCGTGGCTCAACGACGCCCTGGCGCGCGGCGCCGCCTGGAGTCACAGCGGGagccgcggcggcgtcgacgaGTACGTCCGCTACGCCATGCTCAACATCTCCGACTGA